The following are encoded together in the Luteitalea sp. genome:
- a CDS encoding lmo0937 family membrane protein — MLWTILLILLFLWLAGLVTSYTLGGFIHVLLVIALILIILNLIQGRRPVV; from the coding sequence ATGCTTTGGACAATCTTGCTCATCCTGCTGTTTCTCTGGCTGGCCGGGCTCGTGACATCGTACACGCTTGGAGGATTCATCCACGTCCTCTTGGTGATCGCGCTGATCCTGATCATTCTGAACTTGATCCAGGGCCGCCGGCCAGTGGTTTAG
- a CDS encoding TonB-dependent receptor plug domain-containing protein has product MRTTLLLICLLGHAGVLMAQSNVADAAIDGYVIDATGARIPGATVVVTAPATNQRRETSTDADGHFRFTLLRVGTYALTVSAQGFAEYRQEGITLNVGRSVRVDVTLSLAGVDDGVTVRADASMVQTTPTGSGEVLNERAVRRLPLSSRNVYNLHLIGPGVKGVPSSNAATTVFFTGGLARTTWMVDGIDATSRRFDRQIRLGVVSPEAVEEMQLLSGGQSAEFGRSAGATLNIVTRGGTNDFHGSGMTIYRPNSLAARPPLAATKTEQSWWLAAGNLGGPIVRDRVWFFVNDEYNPYREPQPVTITTANTQALGLTAEDVADSEYGETYHSPSAKVNFQLNPRNSGFVRYGRFSNAQPVGRTGLTIPARTTDYRDRQNTVALQWVSTLTPSLLSESRFSFNTRTETRRPVGSSGPDGAFINIQSVANIGVNPLAFNEGTETSTTASQTLTWTKGRHMVKAGFGYQTTRLAVTNALNRTFTFNGLAAADGRGPVTPLDQYLQTVRGDIDPATGRPYTYSQLTQQLGDSSLARRFHFLTWFAQDELRISPRFTVNVGIRHEALLYPVMDDRAPHLLSRDVQDARTNIAPRVGFSLLPVRSRRTVLRGFYGVFYDTPSLNLLINAGINNGRRVQTYVVQGSDAGAPTFPSLLAGAETSLPAVAPSVTAFSPELRTLYGHNAGIGIEHEFVRNLTVALQYSWWGHRDGLYARDINLGEPVRDLADGRPVFQGASGRPDTRFNAINLLESGAKSNYHGLDVTVRRRSTAGLQLSATWTWSHAVGDGEMQGGALSNPADRRFDRGDLNGDARHTLNLAALYAPQFQTRFLRFFNGWELSSTAFWNSGYPIDPRAGVDLNNDLVLNDRQIGVARNSVVGPRFLQVDVRVIRRVRWLDSHALELFVESDNLLNTVNANCTNACTDAVVNRQDAVDFGRITGARPGRRVQLGVRYSF; this is encoded by the coding sequence ATGAGAACAACGCTCCTGCTCATCTGTCTTCTCGGCCACGCTGGAGTCCTCATGGCCCAGAGCAACGTCGCCGACGCGGCGATCGACGGGTACGTCATCGACGCGACCGGGGCACGGATCCCCGGTGCAACGGTCGTGGTCACTGCTCCCGCGACGAACCAGCGCCGCGAGACATCGACCGACGCCGACGGCCACTTCCGCTTCACGCTCTTGAGGGTGGGCACCTACGCACTGACAGTCTCGGCGCAGGGTTTCGCCGAGTACCGCCAGGAAGGCATCACGTTGAACGTCGGCCGCAGCGTCCGCGTAGACGTGACCCTGTCGCTGGCCGGGGTGGACGACGGCGTTACGGTTCGTGCCGATGCGTCAATGGTGCAGACCACGCCGACCGGCTCGGGCGAAGTTCTGAATGAACGGGCGGTGCGCCGTCTTCCGCTTTCATCCCGCAATGTCTACAACCTTCACCTGATCGGTCCGGGCGTGAAGGGCGTTCCGAGCTCAAATGCCGCGACCACGGTGTTCTTCACGGGCGGCCTCGCGAGAACGACCTGGATGGTCGACGGTATCGACGCCACGTCACGCCGCTTCGACCGGCAGATCCGCCTCGGCGTCGTCAGTCCGGAAGCCGTCGAGGAGATGCAACTGCTCTCGGGGGGCCAGTCGGCGGAGTTCGGGCGATCGGCCGGCGCGACGCTCAACATCGTGACGCGCGGGGGAACGAACGACTTTCATGGATCGGGGATGACCATCTATCGCCCGAATAGCCTGGCGGCGCGGCCTCCGCTGGCCGCCACCAAGACCGAGCAGTCCTGGTGGCTCGCTGCCGGCAACCTCGGCGGCCCGATCGTGCGTGACCGCGTGTGGTTCTTCGTCAACGACGAGTACAACCCCTATCGCGAGCCGCAGCCGGTGACGATCACGACTGCGAATACCCAAGCACTCGGACTCACGGCCGAAGACGTCGCAGACTCCGAGTACGGAGAGACGTACCATTCGCCAAGCGCGAAGGTGAACTTTCAGCTCAACCCGCGCAACAGTGGGTTCGTCCGGTACGGGCGCTTTTCAAACGCGCAGCCGGTGGGACGTACCGGCCTGACGATTCCCGCGCGCACGACGGATTACAGAGACCGGCAGAATACGGTCGCACTTCAATGGGTGTCGACGCTGACGCCGTCTCTGCTCAGCGAATCTCGCTTCAGCTTCAACACGCGGACCGAGACGAGACGCCCAGTCGGTTCCAGTGGTCCTGACGGCGCCTTCATCAATATTCAGAGCGTCGCCAACATTGGTGTGAATCCCCTGGCCTTCAACGAGGGCACCGAGACGTCCACCACCGCGAGCCAGACCCTCACGTGGACGAAGGGTCGGCACATGGTCAAGGCCGGTTTCGGTTATCAGACGACCCGCCTGGCGGTCACCAACGCGCTCAATCGGACATTCACCTTCAACGGCCTCGCCGCCGCGGACGGACGGGGCCCGGTCACGCCGCTCGATCAGTATCTCCAGACGGTCCGCGGTGACATCGACCCGGCGACCGGGCGGCCGTACACCTATAGCCAGCTCACACAGCAGCTCGGCGACTCGAGCCTCGCGCGCCGCTTTCACTTCCTAACGTGGTTTGCGCAGGACGAGTTGCGCATCTCGCCGAGGTTCACCGTCAACGTCGGCATCCGCCACGAGGCGCTCCTCTATCCCGTGATGGACGATCGGGCGCCGCACCTCTTGTCGCGAGATGTGCAGGACGCTCGCACCAATATCGCGCCTCGCGTCGGCTTCAGCCTGCTGCCCGTCCGCAGCCGGCGCACGGTGCTCCGGGGCTTCTACGGCGTCTTCTACGACACGCCGAGTCTGAACCTGCTGATCAATGCCGGAATCAACAATGGACGGCGCGTACAGACTTACGTCGTCCAGGGTTCAGACGCAGGAGCGCCGACGTTTCCATCGCTGCTCGCAGGGGCCGAGACCAGCCTTCCGGCGGTCGCACCGTCTGTCACGGCGTTCTCGCCGGAGCTGCGGACGCTGTACGGGCACAACGCCGGCATCGGCATCGAGCACGAGTTCGTTCGCAATCTCACCGTCGCCCTCCAGTACAGCTGGTGGGGACATCGCGACGGGCTCTACGCACGCGATATCAACCTCGGGGAGCCCGTTCGCGATCTCGCCGACGGACGGCCCGTGTTCCAAGGAGCGAGCGGCCGGCCGGACACCCGATTCAACGCGATCAATCTCCTCGAGTCTGGCGCAAAAAGCAACTACCACGGGCTGGACGTGACAGTCCGCCGGCGGTCCACGGCGGGTCTCCAGTTATCTGCGACGTGGACGTGGTCGCACGCGGTGGGCGATGGGGAAATGCAGGGCGGTGCACTGTCGAATCCTGCAGACCGCCGCTTTGACCGTGGGGATCTCAACGGCGACGCCCGGCACACTCTCAACCTCGCCGCGCTCTACGCGCCGCAGTTCCAGACCCGCTTCCTGCGCTTCTTCAACGGCTGGGAGCTGTCGTCCACGGCCTTCTGGAACAGCGGCTATCCGATAGATCCGCGAGCGGGCGTGGATCTCAACAATGACCTCGTGCTGAACGATCGCCAAATCGGCGTGGCCAGGAATTCCGTCGTCGGGCCGCGCTTCCTGCAAGTCGACGTCCGTGTCATCAGACGAGTGCGATGGCTCGACTCGCACGCCCTCGAGCTGTTCGTCGAGAGCGACAACCTGCTCAACACCGTCAACGCCAACTGCACCAACGCATGCACGGACGCGGTCGTCAACCGTCAGGATGCCGTCGATTTCGGGCGCATTACGGGGGCGCGCCCTGGACGTCGGGTTCAGCTCGGCGTCCGGTATTCTTTTTGA